AATTTTTTGGCATTAATTGCCATTATGCAAAAATACTGTTATAACATTTCTATGGCATagatgaaaaatggaaatgcatATTTTGCATGGAAACAGACGTGCACAGTTAATCTTGGACAAGTAAGGAGGAATCTTAACGacaacaacatcaaacaacaacacataagAGTAAAACAAAGTCCTtatacatgaaaaaacatctcAAGAAGCTCTAAGTCGTCTCAGTTTCATGATAAGGGCTTTGAGAGAAACCAGCCCGAACTGGTCAGGATGTGTGAGGATGCAACGCCATCTAGAGGACATTTGTATAACCTCCCATTCCCCAACTAGGCGGTGGAATCCAACATGGCTGCTTCCATGTAGACGGTGTGGGATTATGTGTGAAATAGCTGCAGAACATGAGGGAGCTGAGGTAAAAAACCACCACCGCTCACAGATAAATATTTTATAAGACTGTAGAGTTATTCAAACACTGGAACATGCTGCTGTGCAGGACAAGAGACTAACATCCTGCCTGTGCAGCTTGCAgccagttgtgtgtgtgcagttcttTCCTGATGTTGGTGTTAAAGTGTACAAAGGCAATTAGGCATTTAAAATCAAGTCTGACGTCACTAATTTGCAGTTGCTACCTGGGGAAATTTGGCCACAACAACTCTAGATACAGcatgtatgtaaaaaaaaacaatcctgtGTTAAACTACATATTTGTTATCACAGCTTCTTAGATGAGTCACTCCCTTTTCCTTCCCTCCGTGCAGCTGGCATGGACGCAAAACAAATCATCCACTGCGCTCGTCAAATTGAGAAATCGACCACGGACAGAAGCTACGGCACCATCGTGACTCTCCTCGGTGACCTTGACAAGTCGTGCATCGCGTCGGAGCAGCTGCAGACCACGGACATCGTCAGGGTGCTGTACAGGCTCCTGAAGACCTGCCCTGACGCCGGCGTGAAGAAGGCCGTCAAGCGCTTGCTGTCCAAGTGGAAGAAACAGTACAGCCGAGATGCGTGTGGCACAGCACGCACGGAGGACAGTCACGATCAAGATGCGGCACTCTCTTGCAGGGTTTCTCTTGCAGATGGCAGTGATGACGCAGCAGTTTCCAGGCAAGGGGATCCCCAGAGGGTGAAGGCAACTGCAGAACAAGAGCCATCACCTTTAGTGGCAGAAGATGAAGTAGAGCAAGAGCAGTCTTCTGCAGCTTCAACCCTCCACGCCCTTTCAGAGGAACACAAACCTCTTCCCTCCACTGCAGATGCTGCCTCCCCATCGAGTTTCTCATCCATCAGGCCCAAATGTGTCCAGCTCCTTCTTCGCGCCCTCTCGTCCGAAGCAGCTGATGAAGCCCAAGCTGCAGAGCTGGCTGGAGTCATCGAGCAGCAGATCCACAGTCTCCACAGGGCCAGTGAAGCCAAATACAAAGCCTGCGTCAGGAGCAAGGTGGCCAACCTCAGGAACCCCAAAAGCGGACACCTCCGGCAGGGCCTCCTGAGCGGCTCCCTGTCACCCGAGGCCTTCGCACGGATGTCCACGGAGGAGATGGCCGGTGCAGAGCTGCGGCGGCTGAGGGAGGAGTACTCGTCCCAGGGTGTGAGCGAGCGGCAGCTGCCGCGGGGAGTGGAGGGGACGCAAACGAGGAAAATCCGCTGCAAACGGTGCGAGGGGTCGGACTGCAAGGTGACGCAGGTGTCCCGGGGAACCCTCTTCTTGCCGGCGTGGGTGCGGTCCGGCGGTCCCGATGAGGACGCCATGACCTTTGTGACCTGCAACGGCTGTGGGCAGCAGTGGTACCACAGTGCCTGGGTGTGCCTCTGAGCCCACTGTGTATTGTATCACAAGTCAAAGACAACAAGACTTTTTCATCCACTGCTCTGTTGCAAGCATTTTCCACTTTGATTTGAAAGATTAATCATAATTTCAATAATTGATTCATTGTTTTAATCATTCAAcaagaaaaatgccaaaaatttTCTTAGTCCAGCTTCATTAAGATCAAGACCGTCTTACTTTTCCCCGTTTATATCATTATATAATTAATACTTTGGGAGTTTTTGGCTGCAGATTAGACtcaggaagcaatttgaagacatcactttgggctctgctgAGTTCTCATGAACATTTGTCACTGTGTTTGACACTTTATGGACTAAATAACTGATTGCTGGGTGATTTGGGAAATATTTGACCACATACCTCAatgtcaatattgtgacaatattgtaagGATAATAAAACTTCCATATgctatttacacacaagattttAGATAAACGGTCATTAGTAATGAggatatgatgactaagcaggtagaggcaaataaaagaACAATAAGTTCAGAAAAGATCATCCCTTTACggtgatgcagcctttaaaaccaggaaaagacaacacacatGCCATTCATGATATCACCATATCCAAAAACCCAGGCGATATCAattctcatatcatgatattgatataatatcgtTATATCGGCCTCATTTGGCAGTTTTTGGAATATTTGAGAAGGGCAAAACCTCCAAGAACGTCCACCTCACAGAGCGCACCGTCATCCTaggcctaaccttaaccacaccAAAAACCGGGAGCGTCCTGTGAGGTCGGCGTCTCTTGAGGTCATCGCGTCTGCCGCCAGGCCTTGTGGGAATATTCAAAGGCTTTATCAGTAAATCCATTAGTAAAACCTCTGCAGTGGGATGAGCGCCCTCCTCCAGTCAGAAAAGCTGAGTCACCTCTTAAGTCTTGTCTTTTATACAAGTCGCTCACATCCTCGTCTCCTCGCTGCGCTCTCTAATGGCTCTGAGTCAATCACTTTTATCTGTCTCCTCTCTGACGCTCGTACTTGACTTGCTTCTCTCAGCACTTTGCACCTCCATCATTGTTCTCCGGTTACAGGAACAATGAAAACacgtcatttagtctcattttccgTGTCCAGATCTTGTCTTTctgcaaacaagtgaaaaaactctaccagtgggatgagataatcccatccCAGACTATTCTTGAATCAGTGTCagtttcttgatcctagtgggctgatctgccttattctgccttgtttccgcgtatttacacttgttcccgGAAAAATTCCTCAAACAAGTGGAGctgcgttggaaacaagtgggataatcacatccaactggcagatgtttttcacttgactgaagaaaaacaagattttaatggTGAAATTGAAGctaatggagatttttgcacTGAGCCAACTATCGCTCTGCACTCTTGGATTCACTCCACAAATTGTTTTTGGTGGCCTTGGAATTGAAGCGTACTCTGCTCCGGTGCTGCATGTGAgctaaatacattaaaaaaaaaaaaaaaaaaaaaaatcagccatggCCACCTACAATATCCCTTTCATTTGGAGCAAAGTGGCTGCAGTGAGATGAGACATGTGACCCGAGAAAACAGCAAGCATGTGAGTCAGTAATCTGCCTTTGGGGTGGATATCCCATGGTGCTCCATTCTCCGTGGAGTCGACGTGGCACAGTGACTCACTTACGCATCGTGATGACATCATATCAAGGAGCCAGAAGCTCTGCCTGGGAACCTAACCTTTAAGTTGCTCTTTACAATTACAGAGGCTTTTATTTGGTTCGtttttgactgttttatttGTGATGGCTTTCCCTGTGTTCATGTTACATGATCCTGTTATCTCTCCATGTgtagcatttttgtttttgagtgaaaAGTAGAGTCTCCACCCTGCACTGCCTCCATTTGAACATTATTTTCCCAATTAATGGACATGTGAGGTCATCAGCCGTGAGTGTCATGGCTCAAAATGTTCAAAGAAAACGACTGAAATCTTCTACACTTACACTTATAAGGTTTT
The DNA window shown above is from Myripristis murdjan chromosome 2, fMyrMur1.1, whole genome shotgun sequence and carries:
- the tceanc gene encoding transcription elongation factor A N-terminal and central domain-containing protein; this translates as MDAKQIIHCARQIEKSTTDRSYGTIVTLLGDLDKSCIASEQLQTTDIVRVLYRLLKTCPDAGVKKAVKRLLSKWKKQYSRDACGTARTEDSHDQDAALSCRVSLADGSDDAAVSRQGDPQRVKATAEQEPSPLVAEDEVEQEQSSAASTLHALSEEHKPLPSTADAASPSSFSSIRPKCVQLLLRALSSEAADEAQAAELAGVIEQQIHSLHRASEAKYKACVRSKVANLRNPKSGHLRQGLLSGSLSPEAFARMSTEEMAGAELRRLREEYSSQGVSERQLPRGVEGTQTRKIRCKRCEGSDCKVTQVSRGTLFLPAWVRSGGPDEDAMTFVTCNGCGQQWYHSAWVCL